Genomic window (Zingiber officinale cultivar Zhangliang chromosome 2B, Zo_v1.1, whole genome shotgun sequence):
GAATTCGCCCCCCCTGATTGTAAATCCTGGCTACGCCACTGCTTGAAACAGTTGCAATATCTCAAGAAACGACATCTTCAAGATTGATCAAGAAGCACTCTGTGTTCATAGACTTCTATCCCATGATTACTCGAGCTCGATTTAAGGAGCTTAACATGGGCCCGCTCACGAAGTGTATGGATTCAGTGGAGAAGTGCTTGAATGATACGGAGACGAACAAGGGAAGTGTCCATGATGTCATGTTCATCAATGAATcaacttagggggcgtttggtttagggaaataggagtggggaatgagaatgagaatcattgattgtcattgttaatgtttggattataagaataggaatacaaatgagaaaataaatccttgaaattgggtaataatcCATTTCCATGtatctccccttcaatgagtcattaccatattttcatcaatcaaaatattcccttattccaaaaatacccttaacctaaaactaaaattttctcttttaatatcaaatatcaaaatatatttatttattttttatttcatatcacttctctctccttgttctctctcatcatattttctctctcatcattttatcacacactttctctattcttaatctctcctatcacactctctttcctcttttttcttattacactttttctcttatcatattttctctctcctcaatctcttccatcgcactctcttcctttttttttctcatcatactttctctctcctcaatctctcttgtcacactccctcttttttttcctcaacacactttctctctcatcatactttctccctcatcatactttctctctcctcaatctctcccatcacactcactgttgtcttttttttctcatcacactttctctctcctcaatctctctcatcacactttctctccttatttttcctcattacattttctctctcttcatcctctcctatcatattttctctcacatcatattttctctctcatcatgctctctcctatcactctcttttctcattttctctgatcacactttttctctcttcattctttctcatcatactttctctctcatcataatttctctctcatcattctctttcatcatatttttctctcacatctatttttttctcttattttcctttaagggtaaaaaagaaaattttgatttattccgatagaaaatatacaactaaccaaacattgcttttaagaatgatattcatgcgcatactcattctcattccacaatccaatgattctcattctgattcctattcctaagaaagaaccaaacacccccttagatTTACAAAGTCTGGCAACTACTAGTGGACTTTGCCGATTTTATGTCAGATGATCTTCCTCTGAGGCTACCacttaatactattttaaatttgagGGTGAATTTTCTTAGAAAAGTAAATCAGCAAAATAATCTTAATGATACAAACAGAAGagcaaattaagaaaataatttaccgagtttagtatttaggatatttttaataatttctatcttttatattttttatattttgaatcCGTTTAGTGATTTTAGGATGTGAGTCATTTTTTTAATAGGATTCCTTTCTTTTTTTACAAGTTAGGAATTGACATCTATATATTAagaattattttatttctttagtctTAAGATTTAGAGTATATATAAAGATTTGTTTAGTTAATATTTAGAGACTgtgttcattaataataatttggTCATGCCTTACTTTTCCCtaaaattttgttttgtttttggatACTTATTTTCTAATATTCATGTGTAAATCAACAAATTTAGAATATCACTTCCGATATTCATAATTATCTACTGTATCAACCATCAAAAGATTTTCTATCATTCCAAtacatttaaattttattaattttctaAACTATCTGCAAAGGTAGATAGAAATTAGGTTCATTTAGCTAAAATTAAAGGTTAATGTGTAAGACTCCATTTGCTTGACTCAAGCAAGTAGTAACATGACTAGAACCCTTATGGAATATAGAAATTATACTTGTACTTGTGATCCTGCAGAGGATCAATTTATAGATCAATGAGGATCGGATAGATAAAATTGAATATGTAGGTGAATGTTAAAAATAATCTTATTCAGACATCTAAAACttacaatttaaaaaaaatgtcttAAAGAAAATATTCATGATGAATAAAACTGTCAAATATCAATTAAACTTGTAAATATTCTTAAAATCCTAACAATcttagaaaataagaaaaaataccCAATACAACTATAAAAGTTATTCAGAGTCTTCAAAAACGATTGATATTTTTGGCCCTAAAATTGAACAGTTACTAGTTACAtccaataataaatttaaatatataaatgagtttttatttaatattattacatctaataataaatttatatatctaaataaattttaatttgatattatGTATCTCATGGTTTAATCGAATTAAAAGTTATGATATTTTAAAAGGTAGAATCATACTGATCTCATCATCTTGAGCCATCCCAATGATTCTATTTCAATTCTACTATAACCTGATCCTAGATTGATTTAATGCTTTAGAATTATATGATCATATTATCTGAATAGCAATTTTTTTTATGCCCTTGGGGATGGTGCGATGGTTAAAATATGGACTATTGTCACATGAAATCTTGAGGTCAAAAATTAATATGTCCGAGCATGTCTCCCTCTATATCTTACCATATGCATTAATGATTTATAATcatttatgatttaatttttctatattgACATAAGCACGAATGGATGGAATACCCTTTAGCACGTGAATAGCAATTTTACAACTCATACTTCCACTTAAATGATAGTCAGTCGTGGGCTGACAAACATCCAAAAATCTTGTggtaaattaaatatattttattttatatattttataatctCTAACATTTCTATGGCCGATTtactaattttgaattttcttcgATGGTATTCACGTATAATAGTATAACCTACATATTTAATTATatgtctaaaattaattaattattttttggtAAACCGGCCGTCATTTATCCAATGTACGATGAGACAGGATCTCCTGAATCACTTTTTGTGAGCTAAAAGATGTGTCACTCATATTTGTGATCAGATCGTGATCGCGATCTGGTCGTAAATAGTTCTCATCCCTTTTTGGATTCACCGTCCCCACcagattatagtttttgttcggagcggatGATCGGAGGTCGCTCGGAGGACACCCTCACTCGGCGCCCAGTAATCTgaccacttatccaccaccggagACCTTCAGGCGACCTTCGACCGCCTGctccgaacaaaaattataacCTGTTGGGGACGATGAACTCAGGAAGGGATCGTAACCATTTACGACTGGATCGTGACCATGATCCGACCATAAATACAAGTGACACATCTCCTGGAAATAAAAAAATGGTAAGAGATCTGTGCTCATGTGCGATACAAAAGCCAGTGTTATTTTAGATCTACGAAATGCAAAGTATTAGGATAAATATTAAAAGATTATAGAAATGTATCGTTCTTTAGATCGTAAAGGACTGTACATTTACATTATCAAAAACCTATTTCATTATCTTCGTCTTCCACAAATTTATCAAAATCATTAATTAAAAGCTCAGTATCAAAAAACTTCCTGCTCCGCTTTGTAGATCATCCAGATCAGAACATtaagggcaaaaaaaaaaaaagaatctcaGCTGCTGGGGTCGCCGTCGCTGTGGAGTTTGGTTCTTCGGGCGACTTCCTTCTCCAGCTCCTCCACGCCTCCCACTTCCTCCAGTTCCTGACATCAAAGACACAGTTTGGCAATGTCGGCGATGCTTTATTCTGATCTACGACAAACGAGGAGTTGGGCGATCAGGTAAGTGGTACCTTTGGTCCCAAGAACAGGCCGTAGGGCACGCCGTCGAACTTGTCCATGTGGTGGATCTGAGAAGATGAGGGAAAATGTTAGTTTTGTCGGGGGCGAGTTAAAAAAGCAGAGGGGAACACAGGTACGTACCTGATGGGCGGCGGCTACTCGCTGGAAGTAGGGAACGTTGGCTATGGGACCGACCGGGAAACGGCGGTGAACCAAGCCGTCGTGGACGAACATGTAGGCGATGCCGAAGAGCGTAATCCCGAGGCCCTGTGGGATTTGATTAGCTGGAGGCGTGTGAATTTGCTGGGAGAAGGCagaagggaaagggaaaggggGCTTACGGCGCCGAAGCAGAGGCCGGGGAGGAGGCCGCGGTTGAGGAAGCCGTAGGCCAAGAGAGAGATGGCTGGTACGGCGTTGACGATGGCGAATACGTCGTTGAGCTCGAAGGGCCCGTCGCGCGGGCGGTGGTGCGACTCGTGCATCGGCCACAGCGAGGCGTGCCACAGCGCCCGGTGTGCCCACCGCGCCCACAATTCCATCCCCACCTGCACGCAATCGATCTATTCTAGTTCATCGGCGTAGGAACAGAAGGGCGGAGAAAATAACTCACCGATGCGCCGACCGAGAGGGCGAACGTGCCGAACGCCTCCGACAGAGGAACCTCTCCGCCCTGCCAAGCAGATTATAGATCCGATGTTACTCGATgggaaaaacaaaaatgaaaaatctcGACGGAATCGCGTCCGATCGAGAACGGATTTGATGCCGGACATAGAGGTCGACCTCCATTTGCCAGTAGAAGCGGTAGTAGACGGCCGCGACCGCCGTGGATGTGATGGCGAGGGTAGACATCACCGCCGCGACGAGGTAGGTCCGCCGCTCCGCCTGCTTCATCGCCGTTCTCTCTGCCACCGAAATCCGGATCTTGATCGGCCTATCAGCCGCATCATCATTCTTCTCCGGCTCCGTGCCCACCTCCTTGAGCACGAAGCGGACGGCGGCGCCACGGCGCCGGTGGAGAGGAGAAGCCCGGAGGTAGGAAGGGCAGAAGAGGAGCAAGCAGCCATCGGAGGGTCGTGGAGGAAAGAAAGGGTGGGAGAATAGCGCGGCCGTAGCTGCCGCCATCATCTCTTGGTCTCTCCGACGAGGTGTGTGGTGTGTCTAGGTGTGTGGTGTTGTGGTTGACGGAGGCGAAGCAGACCGGAGACTGTTCTTTTTTTTAAGTGCAATTAtaatacatttattttattttttattttattgaggTCTTCCTAGTTGATGACGTGGCACAACGAGTGTCCCTAGTGTGAGtgagattttattatttttaaatgggTAAAATttccatatatatttttttaatggtatttcacaattttattttataaaatattccgcGATATTCTAACAACCCTACTTGAACTACTCACCACctcttaaaaaataaataaataaaatctaaattacCCACAAATTTGTCCCCTAAAGTCATAAACTCAAACAAAATTATCCTCTTTGAACTACTTACAGTAATATTATGATCATGCTAAAATAAATAACTTTTTCTAAACTCCTAAGCTGTAAATATCATTTTgtcttcttacaaatgttttttttttccataacTTAACCTTTTTTTTCAATCATTTTTCTTTAAATAAAACTATTATATAAATTTGCATTAGCCAAATTTTACAAACAAAACACTTTTATGATCCTTGAAACTTCTTAAATTGTTGTATgtcttcatttttaaattttaactaatttagatttatataaaatttaatcaaaatcaattttatatatatataaataaaagaactcTCCTTAGTAATCCATATAACCTATGACGTCATCTTCAATCTATTTAAAAGGACTGACACGACGATATATTTGCATCTCTCCatttaattctaaaaaaaatggc
Coding sequences:
- the LOC122045498 gene encoding beta-carotene hydroxylase 2, chloroplastic-like yields the protein MMAAATAALFSHPFFPPRPSDGCLLLFCPSYLRASPLHRRRGAAVRFVLKEVGTEPEKNDDAADRPIKIRISVAERTAMKQAERRTYLVAAVMSTLAITSTAVAAVYYRFYWQMEGGEVPLSEAFGTFALSVGASVGMELWARWAHRALWHASLWPMHESHHRPRDGPFELNDVFAIVNAVPAISLLAYGFLNRGLLPGLCFGAGLGITLFGIAYMFVHDGLVHRRFPVGPIANVPYFQRVAAAHQIHHMDKFDGVPYGLFLGPKELEEVGGVEELEKEVARRTKLHSDGDPSS